The genomic window AAGACCGCACCTTTCCCGAATGGGTTGCCCCGAGGGGGTCTGGGAAAGGGTGGCAAAACCCAAGGAGGTTAATATGGCTGTAGTTTCTATGAGAGACCTTTTGGAAGCTGGTGTCCACTTCGGACACTCAAAGGGCAGATGGAACCCCAAGATGGCACCCTATCTCTACGGTGTGCGTAACGGTATACACATCGTAGACCTCAACAAAACGGTGGTTTTCCTTGAGCAGGCGTATCACTTTATAGCGGACAGTGTGGCACAGGGTGCGGAGGTGCTCTTTGTGGGCACAAAAAAGCAGGCAAAGGATGTGATAAAGGAAGAAGCGGAAAGGGCTGGCGTACCATACGTGAACGAAAGATGGGTAGGTGGGCTTCTTACCAACTTTAGGACTGTCCGTAAAAGCATCCTTAAGCTCCATACCCTTGAGAGGATGGAAGCGGAAGGTGTCTTCGATGTGCTCCCCAAAAAGGAGGTAAGAGAACTAAAGAGAAAGATGGAAAGGCTCAGAAAGCTGTATGGTGGCATAGTAAACATGGAAAGGTTGCCCAGCATCATCTGGGTTGTGGACACAGTGAGAGAAGCCATAGCGGTCCAAGAGGCAAAGAAGCTGGGCATAACGGTGGTGGCGATAGCGGACTCCAACTGCGACCCAGACTTGATAGACTACCCTGTTCCAGGAAACGATGATGCCATAAAGTCTATAAAGCTCCTTACCTCAAAGATTGCGGATGCAGTGCTTGAGGGCAAGCAGAGAAGGGAAAGCCTTGGAGAGGCTGCAATTGAAGTGCCAAGGAGAAGGGTCATTGCGGTTGAGGAAGAAGAAAAAGTGCTCTTTGAGAAGGCTATGGAAATGTCCGAGAAATACGAATACATTGACAAAGGCGCAGAGGAGGAGTAAGCATGATAAGTGCGGAGATGGTAAAGACCTTAAGAGAGATGACCGGTGCAGGCATGTTAGAGTGCAAGAAGGCTCTGGAAGAAGCAGGCGGTGATATGGAAAAGGCAAAGGAAATACTCAGAATAAGAGGGCTCGCCAAGGCGGACAAAAAGGCAGGAAGGGAAACAAAGGAAGGCATAATCTACGCCTATGTTTCAGAAGATAGAAAAAGGGGAGTGCTTATAGAACTAAACTGCGAGACAGACTTTGTGGCAAAAAACGAACACTTTGTGGAGCTTGCCCTTAACATCGCAAAGCACATAGCAAGCATTCCAGAGAACAAGGATAGGGCAGGCACTGGTGAAGATATTGCAAGCCAAGCCTATGCACAGGACACAAACATAAGCGTAGGAGACCTCATAAAGTCCGCTATAGCCAAGATAGGAGAGAACATACAGCTGAGAAGGTTTGTAAGATACGATACCGAGGGATTTGTGCATGCCTATGTGCATGGCATAGGAAAGGTAGGCGTGCTTATAGACTACTTTGCTCCAAGCCTTAACGACCAAACCCTTAGGGTTGTGCAAGATGTGGCTCTTCAGATAGCCGCTATGAAACCTGAGTTTGTAAGCATAGAAAGCGTTGACCCTGAAGCCCTTGAAAGAGAGAGGAGGATACTAACAGAGCAGGCAAGACAAGAGGGCAAGCCAGAGAACATCATAGAAAAGGTGGTGGAAGGAAGGCTCAGAAAGTTTTATCAGGAAAAGGTGCTATTAGAACAGGCTTTCATAAAGGAAGAAAAGAAAACCGTGGGACAATACATAAAGGAAAGCCAGACAGGTGTGAAAATCAAACGTTTTGTAAGGTTTGAAGTAGGTGGTGTCTGATGGAGGAAGCACCTGTATACAAAAGGGTGCTTTTAAAGCTTTCTGGAGAGGCTTTTGCTGGTGAGCAGGATTTTGGTATAGACCCTAAGTTTCTTGAATATATAAGCCTTGAGATAAAAAGCCTTGTGGAAGTAGGAGTCCAAACCGCAGTAGTGATAGGAGGGGGCAATATCTTTAGGGGTATAGAAGGGCTTGAGATAGGTATAGACAGGGCAACGGGTGATTACATGGGTATGTTAGCAACGGTGATAAATGCTCTTGCCTTGCAATCTGCAATTGAGAGGATAGCACAAATTCCTACGAGGGTCTTGTCTGCTATAGAGATGAGGCAGGTGGCAGAACCCTACATAAGAAGAAGGGCTATAAGACATTTAGAAAAGGGTCGTGTGGTAATATTCGCTGCAGGGACAGGTAATCCCTTTTTCTCCACAGACACCGCAGGTGCTCTCAGAGCCATAGAGATAGGTGCGGACCTTCTTATAAAGGCTACAAAGGTAGATGGCATATACACCGATGACCCGCTGAAAAACCCAAAAGCTGAATTTATCCAAGAAATAGCCTATCTTGAGGCCATAAACATGGGTATTAGGGTTATGGACTACACTGCCATGACCCTCTGCAAGGAAAACAGGCTACCCATATTGGTTCTTAACATAAAGAAGCCAGGGAATCTACTGAGGGCTGTGATGGGTGAAAGGGTTGGGTCTTTGGTGAGGTAGGGGATGAGAAGAATACAAACATACACACAAGGAGGACAGCCATGATAGAGGATATTTTTAAAAGTGCGGAAGAGGATATGAAAAAGGCGGTAAACTACTTTAAGAACGAAACTGCAGGGCTAAGGACAGGTAGGGCAAGCACATCTCTTGTTGAAGAGCTAAAGGTAGAATATTATGGTTCAAAGGTGCCTCTTAAACAGCTTGGAAGTATAAGCGTAAGCGATGTAAACCAGCTAACCATCCAGCTTTGGGATGCCAATGCAGTCTCGGGTGTGGAAAAGGCAATAATGGAAAACTTAAACCTTACACCTCAAAGACAGGGCAATGTGCTAAGGATAACCCTACCACCTCTCACACAAGAAAGAAGAAAGGAGCTTGTAAGGATACTCCATAAAATGACAGAGGAGGCAAGGGTAGCGGTCAGAAATATAAGGAGAGACGCAAAGGAAATGCTTGAAGACCTTGAGGGAGTTTCTGAAGATGAGATAAAGAGAGCTTTAGAAAGGCTTCAAAAGCTCACGGACAAATACATAGAGGAGATAAACGCCATTGCAGAGGCTAAGGAGAAGGAGATAATGGGAGGATGAGGCTTTTTTCCAACACTATACTCCTTGACCCAGAGGAGCACAAAAACCTCAAGTGGCAATGCCTCAAAGGCAACTGTCCTCAAAGCTGTTGTCTTATTCCCGACAGGACCTTTGTGGTCCTTGAAGAGGTGCTTTCCCTCTCAAGACACTTTCCTGTGGTTATAAACATTGAGGTTGACGAAGGAGGAAAAGAGCAAAGGCTTCTTTGTGCATACTTTAGATTAAGGGAGGATAATAAGGGATGTATATATCTCAAAGATGGTGTAGGCTGTCTTTTAGAGGGGGAGAAACCCTACACCTGCAGACAGTATCCCTTTTTTATAAAGGGTGGCTATCTCGCTCTTGACCTTACCTGCCCTGGCTTTTCCGAGGTGGAAGGAGAGGCACTTTGGGAAGGTCAGCTTGTAAATTCCCGCTTTGAACGGGATTTTTATATCTACTCCCTTAGACTTGAGGAGGGGAAGGCTCAAACAGAGGATTTCCTTGACTTGCTTTTTGACCTCGGGTTGGTGGTTGGAGGCAGGGTAAGCTATGAGGGTGTTGAGGTGTCCTTTAACATGGTGGACGAAAAGAGGCTTTTTGAGCTTCCAGAAAATGCCTTAAAGGAGCTTTCAAAAAGGGGATACATAAGGATCATCTACGCTCACCTTAACTCATTGCAGAATTGGGAGCGCCTTATAAAAAGGTATATTAGCGGTTAGATAGTATAAAGATAAGGTCTCCAATCTCATCACGCTGGGAGAGTCTATTGGGCTGTGCCTTTTGCCTTTCAATCCCTGCGTAGGTTTTATTGGAATGTTCCAATCTTCTCGCAAAGAGAAACCTTTTGTTCCAATAGGGTTCATCTATCCTGTTTATTGTTATGCCGGTTTTTTCACTGGCATGCACGAACCTGCCATTTCCTATGTATATGCCTACGTGGGATGGGCCAGGTCTATAGGTAGTAAAGAAGAGAAGGTCTCCGGGCTTTAGGTCTTCAAGTCCTACCTGCACTCCCACACGGGACTGTTCTGCGGTGCTTCTTGGAAGCCTTACGCCGTTTACTTCAAAGACCCTCTGCACGAAGGCAGAGCAGTCCATTCTATAGAGTTCATTGGCACCGAATTTATAGGGTCTTTCCATATAGGTGAGTGCGGTAAGCACTATGTTTTCAGAAGTTGCAAACACAAAACTAAAACTCAGCATTAACCCCGCTATGCCTCCCCTCATGCCTTTTGAGTATATATTCTATTTTTTCCCTTGTCAAGTGTTTTAAAAACTCAAGCCAACCTTTCCAATATATGTCCTTGTAAGTTTTATCCCCTGTGAGCACACGGTAGAAATTTCTCAATGCGTAATCTTTTCCCATTTTGAAGGCAACCCTTTGAAATCTATAAGCAATTCTTGCTATCTTTCCTGCGTAAATAAGCTCTTCCGCCAATGGTTTCAGCATTAGTTCGTAGGCTTTTGTTGGTTCAGAAGGATTTTGTATTATGGCTTTCGCGAGGATTTTGCCTGCCCAAAGGGCGTAGTATATGCCTTCACCGAGTAGAGGGTCTGTCATATTGGCAGAATCTCCTGCGAGCAAAACTCTCTCCTTACCTATTTGAATGTCCTTTTTCCCTTCTGGAAAGGGTATATGCCAACCCTTTGGATGTTTAAAGTTTATGTTTTTACTGAGAGCGTAGTCCCTTAGGATTTCAAGCAGGTTTTCCCTTCCAGTGGTTGCAATGCCAAGGCTTATGCCATCACCATGAGGAAACACCCAAAGATAACCTCTACTTACCCATCCTACCTCAATTAAAACCTTATCCCTTAGACTACCCTCCGTAAACAGCTCAAGACTTCTGAAAAACTTTCTTTTCTTGTATCCAAGAAGTTCTGCGGTTTTAGAATGAAAGCCGTCCGCACCAATTAGATAGTCTGTGTAGAAGTTTCCTCTGCTTGTATAGACCTTGTATTGGTTTCCCTCCTTCTCAAAGCCTATAAACTCCCCAATAAGGAGCTCCGCACCAACTTCAAGAGCTTTTTGCACCAAAAAATGGTCAAACTCAGACCTATCAACTATGTAAGCAACCTCTCTGTTTACCTCCACCTCATACTCCTGCAGACCTCTATAGCCAAGTTTCCCAGAGTTTATCGTGTTTAGTATTAACCCTTTGTAGCCCTCTGGCAGAAGCCTTAGGGTTCTTGCGGACAAACAGCCCGCGCAGAGTTTAAACCTTGGAAGTTTCTCCTTTTCAACTATTAGGACCCTAAGACCAGATTTTGAAAGATGGTAAGCAGTGGAAGCCCCAGCGGGACCACCACCTACAACTACAGCATCGTAAAGCACATATAAAGTTTAACTCACTTACCGTAATACTTACTCAGATATTCAACCATCTTTTGAACATCTTCTTCTTTTATGGGTGCCCCAAAAACTTTTATCATCTTGTTTACAGTCGCTTCCCATCCCTTTTTGTCAAGGAATGGGGAGTTCATCTGTATGTAATCCAAGCTGTGGCATGCTACGCAATTGGCCTCAACAAGGTCTTTACCAGAACCGTTTTTTAGCTTTACGTTCTCGTCAAGGGCAAAGGTAAGGAGCGGAGTAGAAATAAGGATAAAAACAAGTTTTTTCATGGTATGTCCTCCTTATACAACTTTTATGCTGACCTTATGCACCACATTATGATGATAGCCTGCAGGGTTCCATATTAATTCAAAGGTTTGGGTTTGCCCTATGCTGTTTGTAGCCTTTACCATAAGTGTGTATTCACCTTTCTTCAACGGTTTGAAAGTGTAAGACCATTGTCTCCATGAGAATCTTCCATAGTCCCTACCCAGTTCTGCATCGTGCCATGTCTTCCCACCGTCGGTGGAAACCTCAACTTGTTTAATTACGTATCCTCCATCCCATGCTATGCCTTTTATTTCTATAGGCTCACCTCTTCTAAACACCTGGCCATCCTTTATATTGGTTATAAGGGAGTTAACCATAATTTCAGTTATAGGCGTATTTACATTGGTCTCCTGAGATACAAACCTATCCCTCATAGGAAATTTACCAAGAGGTAATCTATAGGCTGGGTTCATCCAAAAACCTTTGTATGCTGTGGATATTACATCTATGCTTATTAGGTGTTTTATCCAGTAAGTGGCAGTCCATCCTGGAACTACAAGTCTTGCTGGGAAGCCATTCCAATGGGGCAATGGCTCTCCGTTCATTTCGTAAGCTATTATGGTGTTTTCATCAAGAGCCTTCCATATGGGTATACTCTTTATGAAATCGGGCGTTTTTTCCGCTACTCCAGTATCTGCCCCGTCAAAAACTACTTCAAGGGCATTGGCTTTTAGACCAGCTTTATTCAGTATATCTTTTAACCTTACACCTTTCCATTTTGCATTACCCATTGCACCGTAACCCCACTGTATACCAGGTACGTGAGGTTTCATAAGTCCCCTTCTGTTTCCGGAACATTGACAAACGGCAACAACTTCCACTTGTTCAAACTTTGTCTTTAGGTCTTCAAGTGTAAGCTCATAGGGTTTTTCTATAGCATCACCACCTATCCTTAATCTCCAACTCTTTGCATCTACTTCTGGTATGTTTGAAAGGTGATACCTTACAAAAAATGCATCGTTTGGCGTAAATATTTCGTTAAAGTAGGATACTGGAGTTTCAAAGTTTGGAGGTCTGTAGGTTTTCTTAATTAAGGGCTTTTTCCCTGGTAAGGTTTCAAGTGTTTGAGATTCAAGTGTACCCTCTGGCAAGTCTTTTACCGCTGTGCCAAGGAGGTCTGGGTTAACAGAGGCAAACACATACTTGGGTAGCAATAAACCTCCTGCACTTAAAGCAAAGGAACCAAGAAGTTCCCTCCTGCTCAACATTTTCACACCTCCTTTTAGTTGTATAGATGGAGTTTAATATGCGTTTAAAAAGCTGTCAACGAATAAGATCTTATATGCTGATAAGAACAATTAATATCCTAATATCCTTATAAGATATAAACCTAAAACCTTAAAAGGCTTGCACCCCATGTGAGCCCGCCACCCATAGCGGTCAAAAGCACTAAATCCCCTCTTTTTAGCTTTCCTTCTTTGTATGCCTCACAGAGAGCTATAGGAATGGATGCAGCGCTTGTATTACCATATTTGTGTATGTTGGAATAGACCTTTTCCATAGACACACCAAGCCTTTCCGCAAGGGCTTGCATTATCCTTATGTTTGCCTGATGGGGGACAAGGAGGTCCACATCCTCTACGGAGAGACCCGCTCTTTGAAGAGCCTCTTCACACACCTCTGCCATGGCACGCACTGCCAGTTTAAAGAGCTCCTTTCCTTTCATCCTTATGTATCCACACCTTTCCGCATAGAGAATTTCCCAGTAGTTGCCGTCAGAACGCATCACAGAGGAGAGAATCTCACCCTCACCCTCGGAGCTAAGCACCACCGCTCCTGCACCATCACCAAAAAGAACGCATGTAGCCCTGTCTGTCCAATCCACTATTTGGGAGAGTTTTTCCGCACCCACTAAAAGCACAGTTTTAGCCCTTCTGGAGGATAGCATAGAACTTGCTATCTCAAGACCATACAGAAAGCCACTGCAGGCTGCGGATATATCAAAGGCGTAAGCCCTGTTTGCACCAAGCCTTGCCTGAAGAAGACAGGCACTTGCAGGAAAGCCAAGGTCTGGAGTAAGGGTCGCAAGGATTATGGCATCAATCTCTTGAGGGTCAATCTGCGCGGACTCTAAGGCTTCAAGGCTTGCCCTATAAGCCATATCTGTAAGGCTTTCTGAACCTGCTATCCTCCTTTCCTTTATACCCGTTCTTGTGGTAATCCAATCGTCGGAGGTATCCACCATCTTTTCAAGGTCAAAGTTGGTAAGCACCTTATCAGGCACATAATAACCCATGCCCCTTATGGTTATGCCCATTAGACCTTTACCTCTTGAGGAAGGAGTTTTTTCAAGTTCTCTGAGAGCCTTTCGTTAAAGTGATGGGTTAAAAACTCATTGGCAACCCTTATGGCGTTCTTTATAGCCTTTGCGTTTGCCCTTCCGTGGGTTATTATCACAGGCTTCTTAGCTCCAAGAAGGGGAATACCACCATACTCTGCGAAGTCCGCCTTTTTCTTAAAGTTGTTAAGGGCTGGTTTCATAAGAACAGCTCCCAGCTTTGCCAAAAAGCTCTTTTGCACCTCCTCCTTTATCATCTGAATCACCGCAAAGCCCAAGCTCTCACTGGCTTTGAGTATTACATTACCCACAAAACCATCGCACACTATCACATCAAAGGTTCCTGCGTATATGTCTCTTCCCTCAGCGTTTCCAAGAAAGTTTAGTTTGCTGGCTTTTAAGAGCGGATAAGTTTCTTTGACAAGCTCGTTGCCTTTGCCCTCCTCCTCTCCTATGCTTAGAATACCCACCCTTGGGTTTTTTATGCCTAATATCTCCTCCGCATAGGTGTGTCCTATAACTGCAAAGTGGAGCAGATGCGAGGGTTTACAGTCCACGTTTGCTCCCACGTCAATGAGAACCGTTTTACCTTTTGGATTAGGCAAGGCGACCGCTATGGCTGGTCTTTCAAGGTCAGGAATAGAGCCTATTACAAACTTGCCAACCGTTAGAACCGCACCCGTGTTTCCCGCAGAGACAAGACCCTCCGCCTTGCCCTCTCTTACCAACATGCCTGCCACATAAAGAGAGGAGTTTTTCTTTCTCAAGACATTAGAGGGTGCCTCGTGCATCTGCACCACATCCCCTGCATGAACTACCTGCAGACCGTCAAACTTCTCCCTTTCAAGGACTTGTCTTATTTTTTCTTCGTCCCCTACGAGGATGCTTTCAAGACCAAGCTCCTTGTAGGCAAGAATACAACCCTTTACTATCTCCTCGGGGGCGTAGTCCCCTCCCATACAGTCAACTGCTATTTTTGTCATGAAGTCTTAAGAACTTCCCTACCCTTGTAGTATCCACAATACGGGCAAGCTCTGTGTGGCATCATAAGCTCACCACAGTTAGGGCAGGTGGCAAGGGATAAAGAACTCAGTTTTGCGAAAAAATTCTGTGCTCTCCTTTGGTCTCTTCTCCACCTTGAGGTTTTTCTCTTTGGAACTGCCATCTTATAGCCTCCATAAGGTCTTAGTGGGAATTGTATTATAACACATTCGCCTTTTTGAGAAGGTCACCAAGGGTGGTGGTTTTTTCCTCAAGGTTTTCATAGAATCCCGCACTACAGTCAGGACTGCAAAGGGGCTTTGTGGGTATGCTAAGTATTATCTGCTCTCTCACAAGCTCTGTGAGGTCAAAGAACTCTTCATCCTCAAAGAAGGAAACATCAAGCTCTGAAGGCTTTAGATATAGCACGTCCTTAGTAGGATATGGCTCTATCCTAATGGACTCACTCCTACCTATGTCCTTATGGAACACAGTCAGACATCTGCTACACTCAAGCACCACATAACCTTCAATCTCCATGTTTACCCTATATCCACCCTTTTCCTTGGTTATCTCCACATAAACGCTCACAGGCTCTCTTATTTCACCAAGGTCTGGAGGTAGCTTTAGGTCTTCTGGCTTGAAAACATAGCTCTGGGAGAACCTGTTTTTTGTTTTGAATATCTCTTTGAGGTTTAGCTTTACCATAATGGTTTAAAATATCTCAAGGCTGAGGAAATTTCAAGGAGGTCATTATGAAGCTTGTAGCCATTGGAGGAGGAACGGGGCTTTCAACACTTTTGAGGGGGCTAAAAGAGAAGGTGGGAAAAGAGATTGAAGACCTCTCTGCCATAGTCACGGTGGCGGACAGTGGAGGAAGCACGGGAAGGCTCAGAAAAATATACAACATGCCAGCACCGGGAGACATAAGAAACTGCATTGTTGCTCTTTCGGAGAGCGAGGAGATAATGCAAAAACTTTTTCAGTTTAGGTTCAAAGGTGGAGAGCTTGAGGGTCATGCCTTTGGAAACCTTTTCCTTGTGGCTCTTACAGAGATAACAGGTAGCTTTATGCATGCGGTAAACATAGCCTCACAGATACTGAGGACAAGGGGAGAAATAATACCTGCAACCCTTGAAAGCGTTCAGCTTTGTGCAGAGTTTAGCGACGGGAAGCTCCTCTGTGGAGAAGAGGATATAACCGAGTATGGAAAGCACGACGGAGTGAGGATTAAAAGTATATGGATAGAGCCAAGGGAGGCAAAAGCACCCATAGATGCTATTGCAAAGATAGAGTCTGCGGATGTGATAGTTTTTGGTCCTGGGAGCTTATATACGAGCATAATCCCTAACCTACTCATTCAAGACATAAGGGAAGCGGTAAACCATTCCTTAGCCCTAAAGGTTTTTGTGGTAAACGCTATGACCCAGCCTGGAGAAACCGACAGCTTTACCGCCTATGACCACATAAAGACCTTTAAAGAGTATACGGGCATTGAAAGGATAGATGTGGCTGTGATAAACACAAAAATGCCATCAAGTTCTGTTTTGAAGAGGTACTTGGAACAAAAGCAAGAACCCGTAGTGCCAGATGTGGCAAGGATAGCAAAGGAAGGTATAGAAGTATATACAGAGGACCTAATAGGCGATAAGGACGACTTTGTAAGGCACGACCCACACAGGCTTGCAGACCTTATAGTGGAAATATACAAAAAGCATGGCGTATTTTCTTAACTTTGACATTTCAAGGCTTTCTGTAGAAGAAGCTAAGGTGGTGATTTGTGGTAGTGGCATCGCAGGACTTACCAGTGCCATAGTTTTAAAGGAGCTTGGCATAGAGCCTGTTGTCCTCACAAGGGGGATAGGAAACACCTACTACTCTCAAGGTGGCATTGCCTGTGCCCTTGACCCAAAGGACAGTCCATACCTTCATATGCTTGATACTCAAAAGGCAGGAAGGGGGCTATGCAAAGAGGAAACCCTCAAAATTCTCGTGGACGAAGGCATTCAAAGAATGGCAGACCTCAAAAGGTGGGGTGTGGTCTTTGACGAGGAGACCACCATAGAGGGAGGTCATTCCTTTCCAAGAGTCTATAAGGTAAAGGACTATACGGGCAAAGCCATATACCAAGCCTTGTGGAAGAGGGCTCAAAGCTTAGGCATTAGGGTAATAAGGGGAGAGTTAGAGGAAATCCTTGGAGAGGAAAGGGTAGAAGGGCTTGTTTACCATGAGGGGCAAAGCCTTAGAGTTATAAAAACACCTGCCATCCTTTTGGCAACGGGCGGTTCCGCAAGCATGTTTTTGCATACCTCTAACCCAGTAAAGGTAAGAGGAGACGCACTGGGCATAGCACTAAGGAAGGGCGTAAAACTAATTAACCCAGAGTTTGTGCAGTTTCATCCCACAGTGGTGAAAAACACCAGCATACTCATCTCAGAAGCAGTAAGAGGAGAGGGTGCTATTTTGGTGGATTCCAAAGGTGAGAGGTTTGTGGAGGAACTCCAGCCAAGAGATGTGGTAGCAAGGGCGATATACAAAAAGCTAAGACAAGGACAAGAGGTTTTCCTTGACCTAAGACCCATAAAAGCCAAAGGAGTAGACCTCTCCAAGAGGTTTCCCACCATATACTCCATGCTAAGGGAAGCAGGCTACAACCCAGAAACCCAACCCATCCCCATCACACCCGCATCTCACTACTTTATAGGTGGCATTGAGGTAGACAGCTATGGAAAAACCACCTTTGAAGGTCTCTATGCGGTAGGAGAATGTGCCTGCACGGGCGTGCATGGGGCAAACAGACTTGCCTCTAACTCCTTGCTTGAGGGCTTGGTTTTTGGATACAGAACCGCCTACAGAATTTTTCATGACCTTTCCTTTTTGAAAAAGCCAAAGGAGACCTATTACAAAAACAAAAGGGAAGGGCAAAAAGACCCACCTTACACCTTTGAAGACCTGAGAAGGCTTATGTGGGAAAACTGTGGACTGGAAAGGGAAGAGACCTCTCTCAAACAGGCACTTGAAAAGCTAAGCACATGGCTACAAACATGGAAAGACTGGAAACCCACCATAGAAAACCGCCAGCTTTTTGACATAAGCCTAACCGCTATGGCTACCCTTAGCTGTGCTCTTTGGAGAAGGGAAAGCAGAGGCGTGCACTATAGGGTGGATTATCCTTTTGAGAGAGAGGAGTTTAGAAGGGATAGCCTTTTTACTCCTCGTTTTCTTATGTTGGGAGAGTAGTCCTTTTTACAGGTCTTTGAGAGTTTCTATTTTTTGTCTTTAAAAGTTTTTACCCCTCACGGTGGGTTTAAAACCAAAGAAATAGAGGAGGCACAGGAAGTGCTGACAAAGTCGCCATCCCTCACGGTGGGCTTAAAACCGTTGCCATACCAACACCAAAGGACGCCCAGAAAAGGTCGCCATCCCTCACGGTGGGCTTAAAACTTACAATAGGGTTTTGCTCTCCCTCCTTGTAAACTTCAGTCGCCATCCCTCACGGTGGGCTTAAAACCGTCAAAGGCTGGATAAGGTTTAGAAAGCCTCTCACTAAAGGTCGCCATCCCTCACGGTGGGCTTAAAACCTCAAACCTACACACAAAGAAAAGCAAGAAATATCAAGCATTTTATTAGGGTAGCACCCCTCTCAAGTGAAGGTAGTTTGCCAAAAGTGTCAGGTCCTGCAAGGTTGAGTGTGGTATTGTCAAATTTAAACCCCTAAGAGACAAGGCTTTGAAGCATCTGTCATCAAAACATCAAAGCATCATTGCATCTCTATGCTAAAACATAAAAGCATAAGGGCATTAAAATATAACCTACGAAAGACAATCCTCACAAAAGGCAAAAATTCAAGAAAAGCATCATATCTCTACCCTATCACCTTTGAGAAAACCCACAGGTCAGAAAGACTATAGGGAAAGACCGCCACAGTGGAAGTTAACAAACAGAGACCTGTCAAAGCCTTTTAGTCAATACTACCCCCTCAACTTCAAGGAACAAAAACCCTATTCAACTGCCAAAATGTCAAGGGAGGCAAAGCTCCCACAAAATGCCTTGGGATTATTATAGCTCAAAACCTCTTCCATATCAATCCAACACAAAAACAAAGGGGATGCTATAATAAAAAATTCATGGAGGCAAAGCTAAGTAAATACTACAGGGATATAGACATAAGGGAACTGGGTAGGCTCTTTGAGGAAAAGCTCAGAAGGGTCTCTCCCACTATGGAGTATGTGAGAAACCTTATACTTGATGCCAAAATGCTCTATAGGATACTCTCTGACGAGGAGTTTGACCTAAAGGAAGAAGCCAAAAGGGACTTTGTGTCCGCACTCTTATACTTTATAGAAGACAAGGACTCCATACCTGACCGCATACCCATGATTGGATACTGGGATGACTATAAGCTCGTAAGATATGTAAAGGAAAAGCACAAGGAAGAGATAAACCGCTACTTCTCACAGGTTAAGCACTTTATAGCCAACTACTTCTAATGGTGGGCTTTCTGCTCTATAGGCTTTTTCAGGCTTT from Hydrogenobacter sp. T-8 includes these protein-coding regions:
- a CDS encoding YkvA family protein translates to MEAKLSKYYRDIDIRELGRLFEEKLRRVSPTMEYVRNLILDAKMLYRILSDEEFDLKEEAKRDFVSALLYFIEDKDSIPDRIPMIGYWDDYKLVRYVKEKHKEEINRYFSQVKHFIANYF